From Thermomicrobiales bacterium, a single genomic window includes:
- the rpiA gene encoding ribose-5-phosphate isomerase RpiA — MNDEHRLATLANASAALVEDGMVVGLGSGSTAEAFVRALGERVAQGLTIQGIPTSRRTEHVAREAGIPLTTLSDSQVVDFGVDGADEIDPNLALTKGRGGALLYEKLVAEACNRWVIVASSEKLVDQLGTRIALPVEIMPFGWETIQARVEALGFSAPLRVAGDGVPIVTDGKHFILDCATGPIADPKALGDALKCITGVVDHGLFIGLASAALVCDPDGTIRELTAS, encoded by the coding sequence GTGAATGACGAACATCGCCTGGCGACGCTCGCCAACGCTTCGGCCGCGCTGGTCGAGGACGGCATGGTGGTCGGGCTTGGCTCCGGGTCCACCGCGGAAGCCTTCGTGCGCGCCCTCGGCGAGCGCGTCGCGCAAGGTTTGACCATTCAGGGCATTCCGACCTCTCGCCGCACCGAACATGTCGCCCGTGAGGCCGGCATCCCGCTCACCACGCTTTCCGATAGCCAGGTGGTCGATTTCGGGGTCGATGGCGCGGACGAGATCGATCCCAACCTTGCGCTCACCAAGGGCCGCGGCGGCGCGTTGCTGTACGAGAAGCTGGTGGCCGAAGCCTGCAACCGCTGGGTGATCGTCGCGTCATCCGAAAAACTGGTCGACCAGCTCGGAACCCGCATCGCGCTGCCGGTCGAGATCATGCCGTTCGGGTGGGAGACCATTCAGGCCCGGGTGGAAGCGCTCGGGTTTTCCGCGCCGTTGCGTGTCGCTGGCGACGGGGTGCCCATCGTCACCGACGGCAAGCACTTCATTCTCGATTGCGCCACCGGCCCGATCGCCGATCCCAAAGCGCTGGGTGACGCGCTCAAGTGCATCACCGGCGTGGTCGATCACGGTCTCTTCATTGGCCTGGCCTCTGCCGCCCTCGTCTGCGATCCCGACGGTACCATCCGCGAGCTCACCGCCTCATGA